In the Pseudochaenichthys georgianus chromosome 1, fPseGeo1.2, whole genome shotgun sequence genome, one interval contains:
- the LOC117446826 gene encoding zinc finger protein Gfi-1b-like, with protein sequence MPRSFLVKRGGLHYLVKKTGAWDTPLEFSTPGSPDGSTVPIALLQQPADSHSKGSDLQPFSSITYDRRSAQSCSPFSPVEKVESCPHTPAVWSRPHVRSGYPDKLSVGLGCLTQHPHILRETRSSGCLKISVGRQACPICSKILSCLSSLKTHICKSHGSSSSAHIKSSRTDSERLTCRGKERTFGCTVCGKVFKRSSTLSTHLLIHSDIRPYPCQYCGKRFHQKSDMKKHTFIHTGEKPHVCQICGKAFSQSSNLITHSRKHRDERPYRCPRCLYGFQHKVDLRQHQEHHCNYR encoded by the exons ATGCCTCGTTCTTTCTTGGTAAAGCGAGGAGGGCTTCACTACCTTGTAAAAAAGACGGGGGCCTGGGACACACCCCTGGAGTTCTCCACACCAGGAAGTCCCGATGGTAGCACAGTGCCCATCGCTTTACTGCAGCAGCCTGCAGACAGCCACTCTAAAGGAAGTGACCTTCAGCCATTCAGTTCCATAACTTATG ACCGTAGATCTGCTCAGTCCTGCAGTCCTTTTAGTCCTGTGGAGAAAGTCGAGTCTTGCCCTCACACACCAGCGGTCTGGTCCAGGCCTCATGTACGCTCAGGATATCCAGACAAACTGTCTGTGGGACTGGGATGTTTGACCCAGCATCCTCACATCCTGAGGGAGACCAGGAGCAGCGGGTGCTTGAAGATCAGTGTCGGGAGACAAGCGTGTCCAATCTGTAGCAAA ATATTATCATGTCTGTCAAGTTTGAAGACTCACATATGCAAGAGTCATGGCAGCAGCTCATCAGCACACATCAAGTCCAGCAGGACAGATAGTGAGCGGTTAACATGCAGGGGCAAG GAGAGGACGTTTGGCTGTACAGTGTGTGGGAAAGTGTTCAAGCGCTCCTCCACCCTCTCCACTCACCTCCTCATACATTCAGACATCCGGCCATACCCCTGCCAGTACTGCGGCAAAAGGTTCCACCAGAAGTCCGACATGAAGAAACACACCTTCATACACACCG GTGAGAAGCCCCATGTGTGTCAGATATGTGGGAAGGCCTTCAGCCAGAGCTCCAACCTCATCACCCACAGCCGTAAACACAGGGACGAGCGGCCCTACCGCTGTCCTCGCTGCCTCTACGGCTTCCAGCACAAAGTGGACCTCCGGCAGCACCAGGAGCACCACTGCAACTACCGCTGA